The stretch of DNA AGTTTGGAGAGTAATGTTCTCTAGGGGAAACCTTTCCTCTCCTCTGTGAGAAACAGTACAGTGAGACAGAAATGCTGCACTTACAGTATTTTCCCTTATTTTAGCAGAACAGAAAGCTGTCAGGGGGACATGGTGAGAGAGTATGGGATGTGTTTACAGCAGAAATAGGTCTCCACTACTCAAACTACTGTATTACAGGAATCTCACGTAACTGAGAAACTGGAGCATCCACGGAGTTCTGCAGATCTCATGTGATTTTGTGAAAGTAGAACAATTTTAGTACAAATATTGAAAAATAGAGATGACAACTATTTAAAAGTAATGTATCAAAAATTAAAGTGTGTACATCATGGGGCAAAAAACCCTGTAAAACAAGCTTATATTATTGCTTAACAATTAGTgtgtttaaatgcatttcattTCAAACAAGTTTCTGTTTGAGGGAAAAAGTTTATATACCGTAATGTGACTCAACAAAACTCTAAATTAACTAATGAACTGCTGCATTGCACTATTTTATTCAGATCACCACACTATTACATAACACTCATGGATGCTAAATTCTAAGACAGGTATCAGCTTTACTCTTTAGACACAGACAGGTTTGTTTATGTAATAGAAAGattgaaaaactaaattttaaagtCATTATTTCCATTAATCTTGTATAATAGAGtgttaaaatgaaatgtatttgGAGGTAGTGTAAATAAAGGTAACTTACCAAAAACAAAACTAATGTAACATAGAAGTAgtgtaatataacaaaaatataccCTATTAtagggcgcactatcaatgaaagtctatttaaaatatgtaaggtgcacccgattataaggcacattttaaatgTCAAAACTAAGGATAAATTAAGGCTacagcttagcacggttagcggctcatgctaatactgttccagccttggtgctggggaaacttcactgaaacttcacCTTTATAAtgctggctttactgctccttacaacctgactggtaaaacttcATACAGATTTTTAGAAaaataagtgcaccttatagtgcgaaaaatatggtaatagtaatatttagtgcatgaatataaactgtAAACTTCTTACTGTAAAAGGTCTTAAATGCTTAAGCTACTACTGCACAGTACATATCAAAACAAAGACAAAAGAGACAGACCGCTGCTATTAtcatggattttctttttttttaaacacacatatatattcatGTCTCCTTATCTGTCAGCTCTGTTTCCTCCTTCCAGCATTGTTATTCACATTTTGTGCCACATTCGTGTTTCCTTCAGGCATGAGTAAGCAGCAAGTGGAGCACATGATGCCTCTAGCTGTAATAACGGGAATACTGTTTAACTTCTTGATTTTTCCTAAAGACTCGTAGCTGCAGGACGTGCTGTTTGgtcagtgtgaatgtgtgtgaaagCACGTTTTAAAGGCATTgtccttaatgttttttttcccgtCAGGCCTCTGGCTGAAGTCTCCTGTAGAATACGGGGCGGCACAGGAGGGCAGAGGCCGCCGGGATGACGAGCCTGAAGCAGTGGCGGCGGCTGGCCCTCGGCCTCATGCTGACCTGGGTGCTGCTCTTCCTGGCTCTCTTCTCGTACTTCATGGAGTCTCGGGTGGATGAGCCGCGCTCGGCGGGTGCCCTCTCGCACGCCGAATCTCACCACCTCAGCGCCGTGCGGGGGAACCCTCGCGCCATCATGGCCTCTCGCCTGGAGTCCCCCACCGGCTCCGGTCCTGCCGCCTCCAGCATCCAGCCAGAGCAGAGCCTGGAGCAGAACCCCAGCACCGAGCCCCAGGCCGGCCGGCTGAGCCAGGAAGCCTACCCTTACCCCGACCCGCAGAGCCTGGCTGCGTGGTCGGCGTTCGGCACCCAGGATGTGGGCGTAGTGACCCGCAGCCGTGAGCAGGAGCAagaagaggatgaagaggaggaggtgaTGTTGGGAGGTAGGAACTCAATTTATTGATTCTCATCAATGTGTTAACTTTtagcagggtttgtacggtcataaaCATGATAAAGTAATTTGAAAATatccaggcctggatacgttttggaaaaatataaatacccagaaagttttgttaAATTTATGGAAATTTGTTCTACAaagctttttttgtttcagtttaatGGTGAAAATCTATTTCGAGatcaatataattaattaattatagttttagttgattttttgttttattgtccatgtctgcactgatgttttaaaaatcgtatggtcatgaaaatttgccttgaaggcatggaaaagtcataaaaaaataatgcaaatgtattgtttaaaaatgtgtatGAACGCTGTTTTAGTGAATACAGTTGTGTAAGCTCCCCTGATCAGTTACAGGCCTTAAAGATGGTACAGCTGCATGGAGGTATAAAGGTTCTGCATGGCATCCTTCAGCACATTTGCATATAGATGCTGCAGCTGGGCTTATaaatcctgctctacactcataggttgATAAAAGTAAAAGGCTCAAATGATGATTGTTGCAATACAGTAGATTATGGTAGGTTTGTGAGAAATGCTTGTTCTGTGTGAGTGAGCATTGTGTTGCTGGAAAATTTCAGCTGGAACGCCTGCGATGAAAGGAAACAGTTGGCCTCAGGATGTTCTACACATATCGTTGAGCTGTTGGTGTACCTCACATCACAACTAGAGGGGGTGATCTGTTTTTGCGTTGGCTGGATTGAAGCTTTCATCACAAGCTTTCTGATCCCAAAAAAGAACCTGAGTTCGTCCCCAAAGATAATACCATTCTAGTccatagcagtccaggtttctatTTTACGTCACCACTGTAAACACAGGCTGATGCTTACACATGGCTGACTCATGGCTGACGCATGGTCTAGATAGCAGGAAATTTGTTGAAACatcatcctgcttctctcagacTCTGACGGTGTGCCTCACTGGATGGTCAACTGGGCTGTAAAGGCAGGTCTAGAAGTtgacaatctctcaccaagaggtacactaccgaAAGCTGAGAGTCTTTTTATAGATCAGTGGGGGAAGAACTCTGTTTAACCAGACCACACCAGTACTAATGTATTTATCTCTCTGAGACGTGACTGCATCCCATCCCTCCGCTGGATGCTAGACTATATAGCCAGCTTATTTATGAGCTGAGGAACGAGTTAGCAGTCCGCACACTTGGATCCTTGTGTTCTTTGCTGTACATCGGTGAAAGTTCATATGAAACAATAGAGCCTTTGTTCTTGCGTTTTTCTCTGTCATTTACTTCTTTTGTGAAGAAAAGGTCGTTGTCTGGGTGTTGATTTGGGTGTACGCTCATTACCACTGCTCCCACAGCCCAAGCGAGTGGGAGGTGTGGAAACCCTGCTGAACACAGTCTGTTACAGACAGTAAAGGAGTATATTGTCTTTCTGTAATCAGTGGGAATTAGGGAGTGCTCAGATTCTGACAGTAAATGTtgcaagtaaaagaaaaaaaactgtgaagcgaaagtgttttgttgtttttgtattcTAGAGGGGAGGAACAGCTGACTGTTCACTTTTGACAGTTTCTGTAAAGCTTGAGGTAATGATGGGTCATGTATATTGTGAGACTTTGACCTAATTTTAGAGAGACTCAAAaaacagatgttgctacagctggacctgtagatcctgctctacacttgtgtcccagctgctcccataaatgctggattgttGATAAATCTGGAGACTGGGCAGAACAAGGAAGTGCTGCAttctgctgtgtgtgggtgagcattagcCTGCTGAAAGATGCCAGTAGGAAGCTTTTCCACAAAAGGCAACACAGGATATGTTAGTGTTCTTTGCATCCCTACAAGCGATGACCTGCTGTCGCagttatattttaatgtatttaattaatataatctCAAAATATAGTAATGGATGCTCATTACCAGTATTCTGTCCATGTTTTGCAGGCCTGGTTGAAGCAGAAGAAGAGGAGGGTAATGAGGAGGAGAGAAATGTGGTGAATAAACGAGCGATAGCCCATCAATGGGACGATTCTGAGGAGAGCTACTTCTCCAAGTCCAAGTCTGTAGTGCACCGTCTGTGGAAGGGGAGCGTATCTGTGGGCATGCTCAGTCCACGCCTGCAGCGCGCTGTAAAAGATTACCTGAGCGCTAACAAACACGGAGTGGCCTACAAGGGCAGGCGGAGTGCTCAGCAGAAAGGAAAGCAGCTGCTGTGTGAGATGAAACGGAAAAGCCGGGTCAGGACGCTGGACGGAGCAGAGCTGCCCTTCT from Astyanax mexicanus isolate ESR-SI-001 chromosome 11, AstMex3_surface, whole genome shotgun sequence encodes:
- the st6gal2a gene encoding beta-galactoside alpha-2,6-sialyltransferase 2, whose translation is MTSLKQWRRLALGLMLTWVLLFLALFSYFMESRVDEPRSAGALSHAESHHLSAVRGNPRAIMASRLESPTGSGPAASSIQPEQSLEQNPSTEPQAGRLSQEAYPYPDPQSLAAWSAFGTQDVGVVTRSREQEQEEDEEEEVMLGGLVEAEEEEGNEEERNVVNKRAIAHQWDDSEESYFSKSKSVVHRLWKGSVSVGMLSPRLQRAVKDYLSANKHGVAYKGRRSAQQKGKQLLCEMKRKSRVRTLDGAELPFSKLGWKRIVPASPLQQLYGSRFGSCAVVTSAGAILHSGLGKEIDSHDAVLRFNSAPTEGYERDVGNKTTIRIINSQILANPGYHFNTSSLYKNVTLVAWDPAPYAVNLHKWYSSPDYNLFTPYIEHRKHFPAQPFYILHPKFIWQLWDVIQGNTLENIQPNPPSSGFIGIMLMMSLCEEVHVYEYIPSLRQTDLCHYHERYYDAACTLGAYHPLLYEKMLIQRINVGSESDLKRKGKVTLPGFSTIHCDS